ATTTGAAGGTCACTTACAGGGGTGTATAGGGGATGGTTCACATAATAAGCAATATAACAGCCAAATGTCCAGTAATAAGCACAGTTGCGGAAAACATTGGAAAGGGGTGAAGTTGCATGGCTGAAGCGATGCACAAAAAATGTTTCCAGAATTCGTTTGGCGTAATGGAAACACCAATAGTACATGGCATATGTCTGCACAGGGTGGATGACATGTTCGCCTTTGTAGCCGAAATACTGGTAGACAACGGGGAAGTAGTAGAAGACTGGATAGAGAAGCAACGGCCCCAAATACTCAAAGAAAAAAAGCGTACGGTAAGAAACTTGTGGACCTAAGTCCTTGAACGTTACAGTTAAGGTTTTTGAATTTCCACTTGTATAGTCATTGAGACTCTTTTTGTAATTAAGAACAACAGGCTTTTCCTTTGATCCCGGTTGGACAGGAAGTGTCAAGCGCTGCCTTGATGGATGCTTCTTGGCTGTTGAAAGTGAAACATACAAATCACGTTAATGAGTTATGGAATCCAATGCAACCTAGAGACAGacatacacatacaaacaagcatattttttcttttgagagaGGCATTAAGATAGAATAAGAAAGCCATAAAATAATAGGAATTGGATGAAATGAATTGAACTGGTATTGTCagcattaattaatttaaattctgCAATCCAATAAAAATTGGGTTAACTGTACATGTGAGTTTTAAGTGGTGTTTGCCACTTCGTCTACAGaccaaaatacaaaaaagtGGGTTAACTGTTATAAGCCGGGAAGAAACTTTCATTCTAATATTCAATACCCAAACTTCAAGATCATTTTATATTGTGAAGGGTGTTTGGAAATCCTTTTGAGGGATCTCAAAGCTACGCTTGAGCTCACAGAGTGTTGTTTGAGAAAATGCAAATCAATTTAAAGCTCAAGTTTGCAGCTTTGTGAAAATCACGGTGACTGACATTTAAATGTGAGGTGGAGGTAGGCTGTCACGCTACCAAACACATGCTTAGTGGGGATTGGCTCAAACGGATTTCCAAACACGATCAGTTTATTTGCCCAAGGTTGAAAACAATTTCAATGGAGATATTTAAATGAGCAATTTATGTTTCATCCAACATTAGAATATAAACCACGTGAAAGTAAAAAGTggaaaaattactttttttcttttggctaAGTATTTCAAATACATTACAAACTAATTTCACCAAGAATCCAAGTACTTTTACAATATTGGTATCGGATACATATCCAACACTAGTAGAACAGGCTGCTAGAATCATTAAACAGAACAACATAATAGATATTTATAACATACTAAATAGTAAGGATGTCAAACAACAATGAATCTACTATGAGGCTGCTATCAATTATCATCACCCGGCATAACATAAAGCTCGAAATACATCACAGACATAACTAAAACAATACTATATAGAAACATCTCAGATGCACCAAAGACATAAGCCTTTGATCAACTTAATTTCGGtcatttttcttctcaatattactaaaaagttaatcaatttatcaTACATAAAAATTTTAGTCACTTACTTTGCTTGTGAATTGCCTCCTGCAAATCTGCTACAGTAGCctgtggcaaaaaaaaaaaattatataaatcatgGATCAATACTTtagaaaacaaatcaaattccaaaatataatttatgtcCTATAAAGCAACCTAAGAAATCAAAACTACCCTTTTAtgacaaaaacaaacacaacacaatACAAAAGACAGAAAGTATGAAGTTTAAAAAAGACTTACAGAATCATTGAGCTCAATGCCACCTTTAACAATCTCTCTTCCACTCCTAGAAACCACAGTGACCTTCATCTTCAAAACCAAAACACACCCACTTCACCAAACAGTGTAACCAACACACTTCACAAATCACTAACAGATCATACACTAGATCCAATAGAACTAGCACCTataaaactccaaaaaaaatacacaaaaacaGATTCAATTAGACCCATCATACACATCAGTAGCAAAAGCAAATTCAAACAGTGTGATTTTCATATAAAGCTATCAAATTTACAATAGCCATATAATACCCACATGGCAAGTTCCAATCTTTTGTATAAAAGTGATAGCGGGGTACAGTAAAATAGTAAAAGATTCAAActttattgaagaaaattgGATTTCGATGAAAACAATGAATGTGGGTCATCGTTAAATTAGGTATTTCAACCATAAACAGAAAATTTTGGTAccaaaaaatcagaaatcaTATTGAAGAACCTAACTGGAAAAGTATAAGAATGAAGGGAATTAGAAGTACCTGAATTGGGGGAAGAGTGTAATATTTCTTctaagaaagaaaggaaaatgtgGGTTTGAAAATTTGGATAGAAAAATGGAGAATTTATGATGGGGAAGGATGGATTAATGTGAGGTATGGTTAGTACAAGATGAGGCCAAGTCAATGTATGCATTAATGGAATATGGTTAGGGTAGGACAACTAACCATATAAGCAGGTTATCAATTATATCATCCATATAAAATACCAATAATTCTCATTCCAAATTTCATctcataatttaaattaataaaacattttttcttagttaagcaaaatttataaaatgatagaaGATCATATTTATAAGGTTTACTCGTTAGATTATGtacttttatttgaatttgaataagaACTTCACAGTTGTATGTGTGGATTTAAGTGATGTTTGTCACTTCGTCTGCATATCAtatgtataataattatttttatgaatattgtttaaaaataattataagaaaGAAAACATCATGTCCATTTGCTGtagattctttaaaaaaaatgtttttgatgttttagttatgtttgtatgcaagctattttaaaaaatgtctttcttacaaaattatttttatgctaaaaatgaaaaactattcggattaatttttgaagaaaaatgttttttttgttaacccttTAGTTTCTAAAGGAAATGAGTTCTGATAGTCTGGATTTCGGTTGCAAAGTAGGTATAATATgatcaaaaattgttttatcGAGGAATCAAACTCTCTCTAAAATAATTTGTCATTTGTTGAAGTTTATTAACCATTTGAGCTGAattgtttagtaaaaaaaagtatttttaataGAAGGGAAAAATACAAAATCTCTTTATATAACTTAAACTAACACGAAATACcttaacttttgttaaaaatctctaaaaacaATACtctcaaaattatttatattagaTGAGGTTGTTTGAAGGTAGAAAATTATATTCTTGAAatgataatataatttttaggaACATTATTCTCAGATATAATTCATTGagtattgtatttttttgtgCTAACATAATTCATCGAGTATTTGGTAAGCATTTGacatttttaagaatattatttcCAAAAATTAGTACTCTTTTTATAGCATCCTCCTTTGGAGCTTGGCAAGCACTACGATTTGTAACacttttgaattaaatatgtttCAGCAAGAACGGAGCTCCCGCAAGTGGGCAGTGAGATTGATCCCCTCGAATTAATCGACCCTTAGATCgaataccgagttttcaaaaaaaaaaaacgtttgaGCAATGGTGAGTGATCATATACAACCGATGATTGACAACTAAGCAGTCATACACTTTGCAAGTAATCTAGTCTAGTGATGATATTGATGCTGATGCATGGAATTAAGGAGTAAATATTTGAGACAatatttcatttcttaaaataGTCAAGTGAACAAAggattcttaaaattaaaaagcaaGTTAGAGAAGCAACTTGTTTGCCAACcaaatcatcatatcatatcattagAAGGCTAGAAGGTTCAAATTTCTAAGAGAGGATTTTGGAGTTAAAAAATCCTTCACGTGTTTAAATTAAGGGGAGCACTGAAAGTGTGATTCAAATAGGAGTGTTGCACATGGAAAAATTGCCATCCCTAGCCAACAACTCtatatacatgcatgttttTCATGTTAGTGTATTCTTCTCTCGAGTTACCATATATTAACATCacttttatgacaatttttgcAACAACCTAAAATTATATACCCCTTATGATATAGTGGCATGGTGTTTTGGAACTATTctttagaaaatagaaagtgttttggaactttttttcttttgcttttatgAAAATACTTCTACATATGATTGATAAAATAGTCGTTGTAAAATAtgtgtttaaatatcatttctttattCCTCCAATCTCTCTATTTTTATACTTCCTTATGTctttattataagcaaaaatttactttttataaCGAATGATCAAATTGTcctttaataaaatttaacagAGCTTCATTGATAGAGTTTGATTCAAACTCATGATCTCAAGTTAAGtctgaagaaaaatatgtatctATTATATggttgaatgaatttttttttaagggaccgTTGAATGATTTTTTAGGGTCCTTTAGAATGAATactgtacttttttttttggtacaagaatgaatattgtatttttttttttaaggaaaatattgTATATCTATTATCTCGTTGTTTTCGCTTTACTTTTTTAAGATATGCTGATCACATTGTGTATGAGTAAAATATTATGAAtcttttatttatcaattatattaaatatattaattttgatatatatattttaagcaATCCAAAAGTCCAAATCCTAGatgaaattaatataataattatgattattatttagttttatatgtTGGAACactttatgaaatattttattctaaaaGATACTACTTTGTCTTAGTGTagtattctttctttctttcaattgtacccttcataTTTAAACTATTGTATTTATCGGAGTTGATAATCATAACATGTCTTACTATTTTGACGAAGCACAAGGACCGGATGGAATTCAACTTTCTATAAGAGGCTTTGGATCTTCTCTCCTCACACATCTATTATTTATTGAGACCGTTTTTTGCTTTACATGACAAAAATTGAAAGAGATTCTTGAGGTATGAGGAGGTGTCGGGACAAGctattcatttataaaaatcaaagattttttagcaaaaatactcaagcataaaaaataaaaataaaaaggaagatATCAAGAATGTTTTTCAAGTCTCAGAAGCCACGAGTTTTGTAAAATACATGGCTCTTCAATCAACGGTGAGAAGGAAAAAAGAAGGTAAGATATTGCATGAGCACATTTCTTCTACCATCAACATTATGATAGTATATTCAAAGGATGCTAAACTCTTTCTAGTGAGGCAAGATAAAAGACGAGGGAAATAAGTTGTTtacacctaaaaataattattatattagtcGAATTTTGCAAAGCAAATAATCTATTAGGGAAGAAAATCCCTCATCTGAGTGAAGGATAAATGATGCTAGAGAAGCCGAGTGCGATAGAGATTAATATTTATCAACTTCACTAACTTAAAGTGTGGGTCGTAAAAGACTCCAAACTAAGTCAAACATAATGAGATTAGAAAATGACTCGACAAATCCACAATCTATTCTCATTACCACTAAACGCTCCAAGGAATGAGGGAGAAGACAAAATCTCCGGTGGAGTTGCGCACCAAGGATACTGTCAATGATCATGTCGTGAAGACATAATTGAAGCTTAACATGGAGTGCCAGAATCCCACTAACAAGGGAGTTATTATGCAACACCCGTGAAATTAGCTGAATGGAGGTTTAAGCATATAGGCAATATTGTTTGGCTACTAGACAATAATTAcactataaatattttgttcagACATTCTAATTAACATATTCAATCAATCAACAAGCTtatttcgcaaaaaaaaaaaaaaaaaattatcgcttacatttatgttttatttatgcATTTCTTAGTGTAGTTTAAACCCAAAAACCACCGTACTTAACACTCTATTGTAGAAGTTAAGCAACTCATAGTTGAGGGACAATGTTTCTCCTTCACTGTCAATCGCTTGAAACAAAGAGAGTCACAATTGAAAAAACTTAACCGATTTCAGCTAAGGCTTTTAACCAACCAAGATATGATTTTTGCACATATTTTCAAAGCTAGATATTTTTACATAGTCTCCATGCATCACAGGTGGAAATATAAAATTTGGGGTGAACCTTAGTTGAGATGTATGGAAAACTCTCATATTACTATCCCAATACCACAAGAGAGTGAGAATTTCCAATTATCCGATTTGCTTGATTAAGATACGCAAAGTTAGACATGGAATGTTATAAATTGCTTGCTAAATGAAAGGGATGACGAGGAATT
Above is a genomic segment from Medicago truncatula cultivar Jemalong A17 chromosome 5, MtrunA17r5.0-ANR, whole genome shotgun sequence containing:
- the LOC11430621 gene encoding very-long-chain enoyl-CoA reductase, translating into MKVTVVSRSGREIVKGGIELNDSATVADLQEAIHKQTKKHPSRQRLTLPVQPGSKEKPVVLNYKKSLNDYTSGNSKTLTVTFKDLGPQVSYRTLFFFEYLGPLLLYPVFYYFPVVYQYFGYKGEHVIHPVQTYAMYYWCFHYAKRILETFFVHRFSHATSPLSNVFRNCAYYWTFGCYIAYYVNHPLYTPVSDLQMKIGFGFGILCQVSNFYCHIILRNLRGPAGEGGYQIPRGFLFNIVTCANYTTEIYQWLGFNIATQTIAGYIFLAVAAFIMTNWALAKHRRLKKLFDGKEGRPRYPRRWVILPPFL